From a region of the Thiorhodovibrio winogradskyi genome:
- the lysS gene encoding lysine--tRNA ligase: MSNPSAPDTEEHKLIAQRREKLARLREQGVAFPNDFRRNAVAGELLAEYESKSDAELEALGPRVKLAGRLMSRRVMGKASFAHLQDMSGRMQLFVQRDRIGDEAYAWFKKDLDIGDICGAEGVLFKTKTGELSVKVEELRLLTKSLRALPEKFHGLADQETRYRQRYLDLIMNDATRVTFRVRSAVIQFIRDYLNGLDFLEVETPMMQAIPGGALARPFVTHHNALDMQLFLRIAPELYLKRLVVGGFERVYEINRNFRNEGLSTRHNPEFTMLEFYQAYADYHDLMDLTEDLLRRLVRQVLGGTELRYQGETYDLAKSFQRLTVRESILAFNPELAAADIDELEPARRLAERLGIPLKESYGLGKVQIEIFEKTVESRLMEPTFITEYPLEVSPLARRNDHNPLVTDRFEFFVAGREIANGFSELNDAEDQAERFRRQVEDKAAGDLEAMHFDADYISALEHGMPPTAGEGIGIDRLVMLLTDAASIRDVLLFPHMRPVIAKTPGSEAVTTQTSPRDSS; the protein is encoded by the coding sequence ATGTCCAATCCAAGCGCGCCCGACACTGAAGAACACAAGCTCATCGCCCAGCGTCGCGAGAAGCTCGCGCGCCTGCGCGAGCAGGGCGTGGCCTTCCCGAACGATTTTCGCCGCAACGCGGTGGCCGGGGAATTGCTGGCCGAGTATGAATCCAAAAGCGACGCGGAACTGGAAGCACTCGGGCCGCGGGTCAAACTCGCTGGGCGTCTGATGAGCCGCCGCGTCATGGGCAAGGCGAGCTTCGCTCATCTGCAGGATATGTCCGGGCGCATGCAGCTGTTCGTGCAGCGTGACCGCATCGGGGATGAGGCATACGCCTGGTTCAAAAAAGACCTCGACATCGGCGATATCTGCGGTGCCGAGGGGGTGCTGTTCAAGACCAAGACCGGCGAGCTGTCGGTGAAGGTCGAGGAGCTGCGCTTGCTGACCAAGTCCCTGCGCGCGCTGCCGGAGAAGTTTCACGGCCTGGCTGATCAGGAGACACGCTATCGCCAGCGCTATCTGGATCTGATCATGAACGATGCCACCCGGGTGACATTTCGGGTGCGCAGCGCCGTGATTCAGTTCATCCGCGACTATCTCAACGGGCTCGATTTCCTTGAGGTCGAGACGCCCATGATGCAGGCCATTCCCGGCGGCGCCCTGGCGCGGCCTTTCGTGACGCATCACAACGCGCTCGATATGCAGCTCTTTCTGCGCATCGCGCCCGAGTTGTACTTAAAGCGTCTGGTGGTTGGCGGCTTCGAGCGGGTCTATGAGATCAACCGCAACTTTCGCAACGAGGGGCTTTCGACCCGGCACAACCCCGAGTTCACCATGCTCGAGTTTTATCAGGCCTATGCCGACTACCATGATCTGATGGATTTGACCGAGGATCTGCTGCGACGCCTGGTGCGGCAGGTGCTTGGCGGCACCGAGCTCCGTTATCAGGGCGAGACCTACGATCTGGCCAAGTCCTTCCAGCGCCTGACGGTGCGCGAGTCTATCCTGGCCTTCAATCCCGAGCTTGCCGCCGCCGACATCGACGAACTGGAGCCGGCGCGGCGGCTGGCCGAGCGTCTTGGTATTCCACTCAAGGAAAGCTATGGCCTGGGCAAGGTGCAGATCGAGATTTTCGAAAAAACCGTCGAGTCGCGCCTGATGGAGCCGACCTTCATCACCGAGTATCCGCTGGAAGTTTCGCCGCTTGCCCGCCGCAATGATCACAATCCCTTGGTCACGGATCGCTTCGAGTTCTTTGTCGCCGGGCGCGAAATCGCCAATGGTTTCTCGGAGCTGAATGACGCAGAGGACCAGGCCGAGCGCTTCCGCCGCCAGGTCGAGGACAAGGCCGCCGGTGATCTGGAGGCCATGCATTTCGATGCCGACTACATCAGCGCGCTCGAGCATGGCATGCCGCCGACGGCGGGTGAGGGCATTGGCATCGACCGTCTGGTGATGCTCTTGACCGATGCCGCATCCATTCGCGATGTGCTGCTGTTTCCGCACATGCGCCCGGTGATTGCCAAGACCCCGGGCTCGGAAGCGGTAACCACTCAGACCAGCCCAAGGGATTCGAGCTGA
- the galE gene encoding UDP-glucose 4-epimerase GalE — protein sequence MKILVTGGAGYIGSHTLVELLAAGHEPVVVDNFYNSKEDALARVRRISGRDFAFHRLDLRDPKALGQVFARHAFDAVVHFAGLKAVGESTEQPLLYYDNNVAGTLNLCRAMEEAGVRRLVFSSSATVYGDPKQLPITEDSPLSTTNPYGRTKWMIEDILRDLAAADARWQMTLLRYFNPVGAHASGLIGEDPNGIPNNLVPYITKVAIGELPELRVFGNDYPTPDGTGVRDYIHVVDLALGHLAALREEFATPGVRVFNLGTGQGYSVLEVLRAFEHACGRELSYRIYPRRPGDVASCYADPGKAERELGWRARRGLPEMAADSWRWQLGNPKGYATEG from the coding sequence ATGAAGATTCTGGTCACGGGGGGAGCTGGCTATATCGGCAGTCACACCCTGGTCGAGCTGCTGGCTGCCGGGCATGAGCCCGTGGTGGTGGATAATTTCTATAACAGCAAAGAAGACGCTCTGGCGCGGGTGCGGCGCATCAGTGGTCGGGATTTCGCTTTTCATCGCCTGGACTTGCGCGATCCCAAGGCGCTTGGGCAGGTCTTCGCGCGGCACGCCTTCGATGCCGTGGTGCACTTTGCCGGTCTGAAGGCGGTTGGCGAGTCGACCGAGCAGCCGCTGTTGTACTATGACAACAACGTGGCCGGGACTCTGAATCTGTGTCGCGCGATGGAGGAAGCCGGTGTGCGCCGCCTGGTCTTCAGTTCCTCGGCCACCGTCTATGGCGACCCGAAACAACTTCCCATCACCGAGGATTCACCGCTTTCCACGACCAATCCCTACGGGCGCACCAAATGGATGATTGAAGACATTCTGCGCGATCTGGCTGCCGCGGACGCACGCTGGCAGATGACCCTGCTGCGCTACTTCAATCCGGTCGGTGCCCATGCCAGCGGTCTGATCGGGGAAGACCCCAACGGAATCCCCAATAACCTGGTGCCCTATATCACCAAGGTCGCCATCGGCGAGCTACCAGAGTTACGGGTGTTTGGCAACGACTACCCGACGCCAGATGGAACCGGCGTGCGCGACTACATTCATGTGGTCGATCTGGCGCTCGGGCATCTCGCCGCGCTGCGCGAGGAATTCGCCACCCCTGGAGTGCGGGTCTTTAATTTGGGTACGGGTCAGGGCTATTCAGTGCTCGAGGTGCTCAGGGCCTTTGAGCATGCCTGCGGACGGGAACTCAGCTACCGCATCTATCCGCGCCGGCCCGGCGATGTGGCAAGCTGCTATGCCGATCCCGGCAAGGCGGAACGGGAGCTTGGTTGGCGAGCCCGGCGTGGGCTGCCAGAGATGGCGGCTGACAGCTGGCGCTGGCAACTCGGCAACCCCAAGGGATACGCGACTGAGGGCTGA
- a CDS encoding DUF2384 domain-containing protein translates to MTSMTRDERLLMTQRTMNLLEAWGLGASDIMHLLHLPEGVKARNIGRFRDEEPFPDDPTVNRRVGYLLRIEEALHTFFPRNPEMRDLWVKRGNRQFGKKAPVAVMVEDGESGMISVLSHLDCTFAWDLTGSKTEYRAA, encoded by the coding sequence ATGACCAGTATGACACGCGACGAACGCCTGCTCATGACACAACGCACCATGAACCTGCTTGAGGCCTGGGGCCTGGGTGCTAGCGACATCATGCACCTGTTGCACCTGCCAGAAGGCGTGAAGGCACGCAATATCGGGCGTTTTCGTGACGAGGAGCCCTTCCCCGATGATCCGACCGTCAACCGCCGGGTCGGTTATCTGCTGCGCATCGAGGAAGCCCTGCACACCTTCTTCCCGCGCAATCCGGAAATGCGCGATCTTTGGGTCAAGCGCGGCAACAGGCAGTTCGGCAAAAAAGCCCCAGTCGCGGTAATGGTTGAGGATGGAGAAAGCGGGATGATCTCCGTGCTGTCGCATCTCGACTGCACCTTCGCGTGGGATCTGACCGGCTCCAAGACCGAATATCGCGCCGCCTGA
- a CDS encoding type II toxin-antitoxin system VapC family toxin has protein sequence MIVVDANLLLYAVNRDLPQHNAARVWWESLLSRNTSVGLAWVVMLAFLRISTHPRIFECPLSIEGASSYVDEWLAVPGVKPIAPGHLHWQILQPLLIQSGTGGNLTTDAHLAALAIEQGGTLYSADNDFKRFSGLIHVNPLAN, from the coding sequence GTGATTGTGGTTGATGCCAACTTGTTGCTGTATGCCGTCAATCGCGACCTGCCGCAACATAACGCGGCACGTGTGTGGTGGGAGAGCCTGTTATCCCGCAACACTTCGGTTGGGCTGGCATGGGTGGTGATGCTTGCCTTTTTGCGCATCAGTACCCATCCGCGTATTTTTGAGTGCCCACTAAGCATTGAAGGGGCAAGCTCTTATGTGGATGAATGGCTCGCTGTGCCGGGCGTCAAACCGATTGCTCCCGGCCATCTGCACTGGCAGATTTTGCAGCCGTTACTCATCCAGAGCGGTACCGGCGGCAACCTGACGACGGACGCCCACTTGGCCGCACTGGCGATCGAGCAAGGGGGCACGCTTTATTCGGCTGACAACGATTTCAAACGGTTTTCCGGGTTGATTCATGTCAATCCGCTAGCAAACTAA
- a CDS encoding RelA/SpoT family protein encodes MSDTALAPPARGVADPAVAGEQAVTNPDPDVLATAVTASTPVSQPIPPKKVTGTNAAPRFLISDLCKQLESYLPREQISEIYRAYLFGAEAHEGQARTSGEPYIFHPIAVARILADLRMDHKCLMAAILHDVVEDTPTAKEQIAEVFDDEIAELVDGVSKLTQIKFKTDAEKEAANFSKMMLAMTRDIRVILIKLADRLHNMRTMGVMPPEKRRRKSRETLDIYAPIANRLGINSIRLALEDFGFSHLWPWRHFVLDNAVRKVRCGHHEMIASVESAIRRRLEQQGIAAEVTGREKHLYSIYCKMRDEGKSFHDLVDVFAFRVIVDSIDTCYRVLGQVHNLYKPVPGRFKDYIAIPKSNGYQSIHTVLFGPQGVKIEIQIRSTDMHRVAESGIASHWLYKTGGEHGKTPALASDWLQNLLELQRDSGDPREFLEHVKIDLFPDDVYVFTPSGEIKVLPRGATAIDFAYAIHSDIGNTGVYAVIDRRPVPINSILRSGQTVEISTIPSATPKTHWLKFVVTGKARANIRGFLKNMQQREAARLGRDLVNNELNNLGLSLDDISVEQIAAYAQQTDASSADAMFADIGLGNRMPMLVARRLASAEGAEQPEPSTVAPSLSASKQQLAILGTEGMVMTFPRCCRPIPGDQIAGLFNPGKGIVVHRLECRNLGDYQSKRGHWVDLQWAEAPSGDFITEIRLEVEDQRGALASIATAIAEAGSDIANIQSRDKAGGASTLDFQIKVQSRRHLARILRRLRQIPLVLRITRLCR; translated from the coding sequence ATGAGCGATACCGCGCTCGCGCCACCTGCCCGCGGAGTCGCCGACCCCGCGGTGGCGGGCGAACAAGCCGTGACAAATCCAGACCCGGATGTTTTAGCCACTGCGGTCACAGCCTCAACACCGGTGTCCCAGCCAATCCCCCCAAAGAAAGTGACCGGCACGAACGCCGCTCCGCGCTTTCTCATCAGCGATCTGTGCAAACAGCTCGAAAGCTATCTGCCGCGCGAGCAGATTAGCGAAATCTACCGTGCCTATCTCTTTGGTGCCGAGGCACATGAAGGACAGGCACGCACCAGCGGCGAGCCTTATATCTTCCATCCCATCGCGGTCGCTCGCATCCTCGCCGACCTGCGTATGGACCACAAGTGCCTGATGGCTGCCATTCTGCACGATGTCGTCGAGGACACGCCAACAGCCAAAGAACAGATCGCCGAGGTGTTCGATGATGAAATCGCGGAGCTGGTCGATGGCGTCAGCAAGCTCACGCAGATCAAGTTCAAGACCGATGCCGAGAAAGAGGCGGCGAATTTCAGCAAAATGATGCTGGCGATGACCCGCGACATTCGCGTCATCCTCATCAAACTCGCCGACCGCCTGCACAACATGCGCACCATGGGAGTCATGCCGCCGGAGAAGCGCCGGCGCAAGTCGCGCGAGACACTCGATATTTACGCCCCCATCGCCAACCGCCTGGGGATTAACAGCATCCGCCTGGCGCTGGAGGACTTCGGCTTCAGTCACCTCTGGCCATGGCGGCATTTTGTGCTGGATAACGCCGTGCGCAAAGTGCGCTGCGGTCATCATGAAATGATCGCCAGCGTCGAGAGCGCCATCCGCCGCCGGCTCGAACAGCAGGGCATCGCCGCCGAGGTGACCGGGCGCGAAAAGCACCTGTATAGCATTTATTGCAAAATGCGCGACGAGGGCAAATCCTTCCACGATCTGGTGGATGTTTTTGCCTTCCGCGTCATCGTCGACTCCATCGACACCTGCTACCGGGTGCTGGGACAGGTGCACAATCTTTACAAGCCGGTGCCGGGGCGCTTCAAGGACTACATCGCCATTCCCAAGTCCAACGGCTACCAGTCCATACACACGGTACTCTTCGGCCCCCAGGGCGTTAAAATCGAGATCCAGATCCGTAGCACCGATATGCACCGGGTGGCGGAATCCGGCATTGCCTCGCACTGGCTATACAAAACTGGTGGCGAACATGGCAAAACGCCGGCCCTGGCCAGCGACTGGCTGCAGAATCTGCTCGAGTTGCAGCGCGACTCGGGCGATCCGCGCGAGTTCTTGGAACACGTCAAAATCGACCTCTTCCCGGATGACGTCTATGTCTTCACACCCAGTGGAGAGATTAAAGTCCTGCCCCGCGGTGCGACCGCCATTGATTTTGCCTACGCCATCCATTCCGACATCGGCAACACCGGCGTCTATGCGGTGATTGACCGCCGTCCCGTGCCCATCAACTCCATCCTGCGCAGCGGCCAGACAGTCGAGATATCGACCATTCCCAGCGCCACGCCCAAAACGCACTGGCTGAAGTTTGTTGTCACGGGCAAGGCGCGCGCGAATATTCGCGGCTTTCTCAAGAATATGCAGCAGCGCGAGGCGGCGCGGCTCGGGCGCGACCTGGTCAACAACGAGTTGAACAACCTCGGGCTCAGTCTGGATGACATCAGCGTCGAGCAAATCGCCGCCTATGCCCAGCAAACCGATGCCAGCTCGGCCGACGCCATGTTTGCCGATATTGGCCTTGGCAACCGCATGCCCATGCTGGTGGCCCGGCGCCTGGCCAGCGCCGAGGGCGCCGAGCAACCCGAACCCTCCACGGTCGCGCCCAGTTTGTCCGCTTCCAAACAGCAGCTCGCCATCCTGGGCACCGAGGGCATGGTCATGACCTTTCCGCGCTGCTGCCGGCCGATTCCGGGCGACCAGATCGCGGGGCTGTTCAATCCCGGCAAGGGTATCGTTGTACACCGCCTGGAGTGCCGCAACCTGGGTGACTACCAGAGCAAGCGCGGGCACTGGGTGGACCTGCAATGGGCCGAGGCACCCAGCGGAGATTTCATCACCGAGATCCGCCTTGAAGTGGAAGACCAGCGCGGCGCCCTCGCCAGCATTGCCACCGCCATCGCCGAGGCCGGTTCCGACATCGCCAACATCCAATCACGCGACAAAGCCGGCGGCGCCTCCACCCTCGACTTCCAGATTAAGGTTCAAAGTCGCCGTCATCTCGCCCGCATCCTCCGCCGCCTGCGCCAGATCCCGCTCGTCCTGCGCATCACCCGCCTGTGCCGCTGA
- the rpoZ gene encoding DNA-directed RNA polymerase subunit omega: MARITVQDCLEHVDNRFELVLLATKRARQLSNGVEPFLPWAKDKSTVLALREIAGGYINPAQVAEQAAEPENISKSLEEALAEELAASVAKDI, encoded by the coding sequence ATGGCCCGTATTACTGTCCAAGACTGCCTAGAGCATGTCGACAATCGATTTGAACTCGTCCTGCTTGCAACCAAGCGTGCGCGACAACTGAGCAACGGCGTCGAACCCTTCCTGCCCTGGGCGAAGGATAAGTCGACAGTGCTGGCATTGCGGGAAATCGCCGGCGGTTACATCAACCCGGCGCAGGTCGCGGAACAGGCCGCCGAGCCCGAGAACATCTCGAAATCGCTTGAAGAGGCCCTGGCCGAGGAGTTGGCCGCCTCGGTGGCCAAGGATATTTGA
- the gmk gene encoding guanylate kinase, whose protein sequence is MSHSPAFEPPSSASGQPEQAQGRGDDPKGTLFVVSAPSGAGKTSLVRALLDGHPNLRLSVSYTTRTPRAGEVDGVHYHFVSRETFEHMVRQNAFVEYAQVFDNAYGTARETLRQALDDGQDLLLEIDWQGARQVRQHFPEAVSIFILPPSLRELERRLRERAQDSDETIARRMAEARGELSHYGEYDYLIVNDRFEAALTELRALVCAFGLRRARQQRKLGGALHAMLESDAEAAPGGC, encoded by the coding sequence ATGAGCCACAGCCCCGCTTTTGAGCCACCATCATCCGCCTCCGGTCAGCCCGAGCAAGCACAGGGTCGCGGCGATGACCCAAAAGGCACGCTGTTCGTTGTATCGGCCCCCTCTGGCGCCGGCAAGACCAGCCTGGTACGCGCCCTGCTTGATGGCCACCCCAATCTGCGCCTGTCGGTGTCCTACACCACCCGGACGCCCCGAGCGGGCGAGGTCGACGGCGTGCATTATCACTTTGTCAGCCGCGAGACCTTCGAGCACATGGTGCGTCAAAACGCCTTTGTGGAATACGCCCAGGTGTTCGATAACGCCTATGGCACCGCGCGCGAGACGCTGCGCCAGGCGCTCGACGACGGCCAGGACCTGCTGCTTGAAATCGACTGGCAGGGCGCGCGTCAGGTGCGACAGCACTTCCCCGAAGCCGTGTCCATTTTTATTCTCCCGCCATCGCTCAGGGAACTCGAGCGGCGCCTGCGCGAGCGTGCGCAGGACAGTGATGAAACCATCGCCCGGCGCATGGCCGAGGCCCGCGGCGAACTCTCCCACTATGGCGAATACGATTACCTGATTGTCAATGATCGCTTCGAGGCTGCCTTGACTGAACTGCGCGCCCTGGTCTGCGCCTTCGGACTGCGCCGCGCCAGGCAGCAGCGCAAGCTCGGCGGCGCCCTGCACGCCATGCTTGAGTCCGATGCCGAAGCCGCCCCGGGCGGCTGCTAG
- a CDS encoding YicC/YloC family endoribonuclease, whose product MIKSMTAFARRQTRDTFGELSWEIRSVNHRFLEPNLRLPEELRGLDPGVRERLSARIGRGKVDCTLRFAAAAGGEAKLHINEPLLNQVLDAAERIAARLGESRSPSAPSVTDLLRWPGMLAEPEPDLNRLNAAALALFDDTLSELLAAREREGSRLRVLIEQRSERLTVLVAEVRERMPRLLEEMRARIGDRLAEIRGELDPNRLEQELVLFAQRCDVDEEMDRLSGHLEEIRRTLADTGPVGRRLDFLMQELNREANTLGSKSSDADVTRIAVDMKVLIEQMREQIQNLE is encoded by the coding sequence ATGATCAAAAGCATGACCGCCTTCGCCCGGCGCCAGACCCGCGACACCTTCGGCGAGCTAAGCTGGGAAATCCGTTCGGTCAACCACCGTTTTCTCGAGCCAAACCTACGTCTGCCCGAGGAATTGCGCGGACTTGATCCGGGCGTGCGCGAGCGTCTGTCCGCGCGCATCGGTCGCGGCAAAGTCGACTGCACGCTCAGATTCGCGGCGGCTGCTGGTGGCGAGGCCAAACTGCACATCAACGAACCGCTGCTGAACCAAGTACTCGACGCCGCCGAACGCATTGCCGCGCGCCTGGGTGAGTCTCGCTCCCCCTCCGCGCCCTCCGTCACGGACCTGCTGCGCTGGCCCGGCATGCTCGCGGAGCCAGAGCCAGACCTCAATCGGCTGAACGCGGCCGCGCTAGCGCTCTTTGACGACACCCTGAGCGAACTGCTGGCCGCGCGTGAGCGCGAGGGCTCCCGCCTGCGCGTGCTGATCGAGCAACGCAGCGAACGTCTAACTGTGCTGGTCGCCGAGGTGCGTGAGCGCATGCCGCGGCTGCTTGAGGAGATGCGCGCGCGCATCGGTGATCGCTTGGCGGAAATTCGCGGCGAACTCGACCCTAACCGCCTTGAGCAGGAGTTGGTGCTTTTTGCCCAGCGTTGCGATGTCGACGAGGAAATGGACCGCCTGAGCGGTCACCTCGAGGAAATCCGTCGGACGCTTGCCGACACGGGACCAGTTGGTCGTCGACTGGACTTTTTGATGCAGGAACTCAACCGCGAGGCCAACACCCTGGGATCAAAATCCAGCGACGCGGACGTTACCCGCATCGCCGTCGACATGAAGGTGCTGATCGAGCAGATGCGAGAACAAATTCAAAATCTGGAATAA
- a CDS encoding serine/threonine protein kinase — MAVPNRDTLEPGTFIDCYRIVRTIGKGGFSLIYLAKDDETGDEAVIKEFMPKKIARRLENKWVEAIDENSRVSMIRSLRLFFQEAKAMAALRHPNIVGVRGLYLAHGTGYLVMQHERGRNLAQFVHERGGALSTTLLLRIFLPLLDALMLIHARSMLHLDIKPGNIHLRHGHDPLLLDLGAVQVMSSGRSLGGQVITAGYSPPEQYTSGGNIGPWTDVYAVGASMRSCIEAKTPQPSPERVEKDVMVPLAEVMKDRYPAGLLEAVDWSMELEPEKRPQDAGELLTVLQSQDYALPKSTLRELLPSFQAGGDINSATTGLRIGATSSTLTQDL, encoded by the coding sequence ATGGCAGTGCCCAACCGCGACACCCTTGAGCCCGGCACCTTCATCGACTGCTACCGCATTGTGCGCACCATCGGCAAGGGCGGTTTTAGTCTGATTTATCTGGCCAAGGATGACGAGACCGGCGATGAGGCGGTCATCAAGGAGTTTATGCCGAAAAAGATTGCCCGGCGTCTCGAGAACAAGTGGGTGGAAGCCATTGATGAGAACAGCCGCGTGAGCATGATTCGCAGTCTGCGGCTGTTCTTTCAGGAGGCCAAGGCCATGGCCGCGCTGCGGCATCCAAACATTGTCGGCGTGCGTGGCCTCTACCTGGCCCACGGAACCGGCTACCTGGTGATGCAGCATGAGCGCGGGCGCAATCTGGCGCAGTTCGTGCACGAGCGTGGCGGCGCGCTTAGTACCACCCTACTGTTACGCATTTTTTTGCCCCTGCTCGATGCGCTCATGCTGATTCACGCGCGTAGCATGCTGCATCTGGATATCAAGCCCGGCAATATTCACCTGCGCCACGGGCATGATCCGCTGCTGCTCGACCTGGGGGCGGTGCAGGTCATGTCCTCCGGGCGCAGCCTGGGTGGGCAGGTGATCACGGCCGGCTACTCGCCACCCGAGCAGTACACCAGCGGCGGCAATATCGGCCCCTGGACGGATGTCTACGCCGTGGGTGCCTCCATGCGTTCCTGCATTGAGGCCAAGACGCCGCAGCCATCGCCCGAACGGGTCGAAAAGGACGTCATGGTGCCCCTGGCGGAGGTGATGAAAGATCGCTATCCTGCAGGGCTGCTGGAGGCGGTTGACTGGTCCATGGAGTTGGAACCCGAGAAGCGCCCGCAGGATGCCGGGGAGTTACTGACGGTGCTGCAGAGCCAGGACTACGCGCTACCGAAGTCGACCCTGCGCGAGCTGTTGCCGTCCTTCCAGGCCGGAGGGGATATCAATTCCGCCACCACCGGCTTGCGCATTGGCGCGACAAGTTCGACCCTGACGCAGGATCTCTGA
- the rph gene encoding ribonuclease PH, whose translation MRPSARRPDQLRPVRFTRHFTRYAAGSVLVEFGETRVLCTASVSERVPPFLRGKNSGWLTGEYGMLPGSTSERSDREAVRGRQGGRTLEIQRLIGRSLRAAVDLKALGERTITLDCDVLQADGGTRTAAISGAWVALRDALDGLVASAALKASPLLAQVAAVSVGLHEGAPVLDLDYAEDSTAQADMNVVMNADGGLIEVQGTAEGRAFSRAEFDALLDLATGGLNEIFNLQRAA comes from the coding sequence ATGCGCCCCTCCGCTCGCCGTCCTGATCAATTGCGCCCGGTGCGTTTCACCCGTCATTTCACCCGCTATGCGGCTGGTTCGGTGCTGGTGGAGTTTGGCGAGACCCGGGTGCTCTGCACCGCCAGTGTCTCCGAGCGGGTACCACCTTTTCTGCGCGGCAAGAACAGCGGTTGGCTGACCGGCGAATATGGCATGCTGCCCGGTAGCACCTCGGAGCGTAGCGACCGCGAGGCCGTGCGCGGGCGCCAGGGCGGGCGCACGCTGGAAATTCAGCGGCTGATCGGGCGCTCCTTGCGCGCCGCCGTGGACCTCAAGGCCCTGGGCGAGCGCACTATCACGCTCGACTGCGACGTGTTGCAGGCCGATGGTGGCACCCGCACCGCCGCCATTAGCGGAGCCTGGGTCGCGTTGCGCGATGCCCTGGATGGCTTGGTGGCTAGCGCGGCGCTCAAGGCGTCACCCCTGCTGGCGCAGGTCGCGGCCGTGTCAGTCGGTCTCCATGAGGGAGCGCCGGTGCTCGATCTCGATTATGCCGAGGACTCGACTGCGCAAGCCGACATGAATGTGGTCATGAATGCCGATGGCGGCCTGATTGAAGTGCAGGGCACGGCCGAGGGGCGCGCCTTTAGCCGCGCCGAGTTCGACGCCCTGTTGGACCTGGCCACTGGCGGACTCAATGAGATTTTCAACTTGCAGCGCGCGGCATGA
- the rdgB gene encoding RdgB/HAM1 family non-canonical purine NTP pyrophosphatase translates to MSDHQHAVVLASNNAGKLREIEQLLQPAAVRLYTQAEFGIGSAEETGLTFVENAILKARHAAAGSGLPAIGDDSGLEVDALNGAPGIHSARYAGPQADDQANCAKLLDAMAEVPQGHRQARFQCLLVYLRHAEDPTPIICQGTWEGWILTAPRGDKGFGYDPLFWVPGQNRSAAELDPGTKNALSHRGQALARLLCALSDRHAGECSP, encoded by the coding sequence ATGAGCGATCATCAGCATGCGGTTGTGCTTGCCAGCAATAATGCCGGCAAGCTGCGCGAAATCGAGCAACTTCTGCAGCCGGCCGCGGTGCGTCTTTACACGCAAGCGGAATTTGGCATTGGCAGTGCCGAGGAAACCGGACTGACTTTTGTCGAGAATGCCATTTTGAAAGCCCGCCATGCCGCGGCGGGTAGTGGCCTGCCGGCCATCGGCGATGATTCCGGGCTCGAGGTCGATGCACTGAACGGCGCTCCCGGCATCCACTCGGCGCGCTATGCGGGTCCGCAAGCAGATGATCAGGCCAATTGCGCCAAACTGCTCGATGCCATGGCCGAGGTGCCCCAGGGACATCGCCAGGCGCGCTTTCAATGCCTGTTGGTCTATCTGCGCCATGCCGAGGACCCGACTCCGATCATCTGTCAGGGCACCTGGGAGGGCTGGATTCTGACCGCACCGCGCGGTGACAAGGGCTTCGGCTATGATCCGCTGTTCTGGGTGCCCGGGCAAAATCGCAGTGCCGCCGAGCTTGACCCCGGCACCAAGAACGCGCTCAGCCACCGCGGGCAGGCGCTGGCGCGCTTGCTGTGCGCCCTGAGCGATAGACATGCTGGAGAATGCTCGCCATGA